TACCCGCGCGGACAGCTCCAGGGCCGCCCTGAAGCCATTGGGTCCATGGTTGGCCCGCTGGCGCGGAGCCCCGCaagccgccatggccatAAGGTACTGACAAGGCCGCTGGTTATTAGTGGGCTCGGACAGTTGAAATCGTAGGTCGCGTACGAAGTATTTCCTCTTTAGGCAGTCCCAGGTACCGTCAACTCGACACCGATGCTCTGTCGGTGTTGGCCTGTGCCCTAGAGGTACCGCACTCACCCAAACACCATGCCAGTCCCGACAGGCAGCTTCAGACAGAACATGACGCAGGCTCCAAGGCAACCAACGGCAATTGCGGGGGCGGCATATACATCTATATATATCGGCATCAGACACGCAGATCGCCCACGCCACGCCGAGCCCGACATGCAGCCACCACGACACAAAAGGATGTTGTCAGACGCCCTCAAGAGACacggcacgtcgtcgtcacgcaCGCACCTCGACATCCTGAAGCTATCGAGCGAACGAACTCGTGGCCTATCGCACGCACCGAAGCCATCGGAAACAACATGACGATTCAGCAAGTTGCTCGCTACGGGGACTGGACGTCCCCCATCACGATCGACGGTGTCGTCTCTGGAAGCAGAGCCATATCCACGCCACGCGTCGCCGTAGGTGCCCAATCCAGACGCAACATGATACTAATAAGTGCTGACGACGGTCCCGCCAGCCCAACTCTGGCCGCGCATTCTACAGGGAGTCGACgccagacggccgaggaaCCCTCGTCGAgatcgtcgacgacggcatcaaagaggtcctgcctgccccctACAGCGTCACGAACCGCGTCTACGAGTATGGTGCCTCCTTCTACGATGtgctgcccgacgaccgCATCATCTTTTCGCACAGCGACGACTCGGTGTGCATTCTGGACCCGGACACGCAGCACGTCACTGTCCTCGTAAAGAGTCCCGTGTTGCGTTACGCCAGCTTCAGCGCCCACCCGACTCTGCCATGGGTGCTGGCCCTCGAGGAAGACCACACGCACGACACGCCCCTCGAGGTCCGGACCTACGTCGTGGCCATCAACACCGACAATGGCAAGGTCAATCGCGTCGTCACGGGATCCGATTTCTACTACATGCCGCGCTTCagcctcgacgggcggcagctcgccTGGCTGCAGTGGGATCACCCGGACATGTGctttgacgccgccgagctctACGTCGCAGACTGGGAAAGCGAAGTCGAATCGAGTCGCAGGCTCATCGCCGGCAGAGGCTATGAGAGCGTGGCAGAGCCGCGCTGGGGCCGCGATGGCTCCTTGTTCTTCGCCAAAGAGGCCGGTCCGTGGAGACAGCTGTTTCGACTTGCGCCAGGCGCCCAGGAGGCCGAGCACATTTGCCTCAAGGGCTTGGAGGCTTCTGAATTTGGGCGCATGGGGCTGGATGAGGGCTCGTGGGTCCATCCCGCACATCCCCTCGCAAATGCACTTCAGAAAGTTTCCTAACTTACATTCACGTTTCCAGCTGCACCTTTGTGCCTTTGTCCAACAACGCCCTTATCGCGAGCGTCGGTCACGATGGGAACCGAAGGCTCATCACCGTCAACTTAAAGACCAAGGAGTGGCGCCAAattgccgatgacgacgatgtttGCCAGGTCGCTGGGGACGCCATGGCTCGGCTCAGCAACACCTCGTTTCTGGTTGTCTCGAGTGGCACCGCGACGCCCACTTCCATCCGCAAGTTTGACATTGCACGGCCTCACGAGAACAAGGTCATTCGCAAAGCCACCGACGAGTCGTACCCGTCTGCATTCTACTCCAGGGGCGAGAACATCACCATACGGTCCAGGGGCTACCCCTCGAGACCGATCCATGCCTTTCTGTGGATGCCGCGCAATCCCAGCTTCACCGGCCCGGAGGGGCATCTAccgccgctcatcatcaacgccCATGGCGGACCGACTAGCCGTGCGGGCAGCGGCCTGGACCTGCGTACGCAGTACTTCACGTCGCGCGGCTATGCCTTCCTGGCGCTCAACTACACTGGTTCGACCGGCTACGGGCGCGATTACCGAAACGCGCTCTTCAATGGCGGCTggggcgtcctcgacgccgacgatgctgccgagTTTGCGCAGCACCTCTCCTCGGCTGGTCGCGTCAAGCCAGACGGCATCGCAATCACAGGCATCTCCGCCGGCGGGTACAACACGCTGCAGGTGCTCACGAGGCACTCTTCGCTCTTCGCCGCGGGCTTGTGCGTCTCCGGCTTCAGCGAGCTGGAGCTGTTAGACCCCAAAACGCACAAGCTCGAGTTCGACTACACGGCCAAGCTGGTCCTCCcgcggggcggcgtcgacgacgacacgaaGCGAAGGCTATATCGTGAGCGCAGTACCCTGTATCACGCCGACAGCATCAAGTCaccgctggtgctgctccaTGGCAGGGATGACTCCGTGGTACCGCTGGAACAGGCGACGTTCATGGCAGACAAGATGAAGGAAATGGGCAAGGATGTCGAGATTGTGGTCGTTGACGACGAAGGACACATGATGGCCCAACCGCCAAGCGTGAAATTCTGGCtagaagaggaagagaaacTGTGGAGGAGAACGCTGCTGTAGGTGTGAAACTGGGGATGAAAACTGACTCTGCAGTCCACGGGTTTTGGCCGTGTTTTCCAGTAGGCGACCGCCGGCTGCCGAGTGCTTTTCGCCTTGGCAACTGACCTCTATTGTGACCTCTGAAGATCATGAACCACATCTATCTCCCGTTCAAGTCATCAACGCCAGATGCACGCCTCTCCCCCATCGTCACATGGCCTCCCGTCCCGGGTCCTGGATCCTCGCCAACTCCAGTAGCAGGCGATACACATATATCGCCCTGTCCTGTTCCCTCATGGCCCGCGCAGCCCACTGTCTCCCTCGGTCCGCCACCATCTTggccctgctcctcccctcctccgtgCCCGTCAGCCACGCCACCAtctcgggcagctcgcccagGCCCTGGCTCACGGGGATATAGTGCACCCACGGGATGAGCCGCTCGTCGTGCCactcgcgcagcagcgtctgCTTCAGCACggcggagcgcgaggcgagcAGCTTGTTGAAGCGCCCGCtgatgccgttgccgtcgaggtcgaagacGAGCCTGGACCCAAAGGGCGCGTTCTGGTCCGCCCGGCCGTGCATGTCAAAGTAcgcgcgctgcgcctcgCAGAACTTTTCGTCGCATTGGATGGCGCTGCTGAACGCCACGTCGAAGAGGTCCCTCCCGAGGAGCACGGGCCAGGCGACGCGCCGGAAGATGCCGTCCCGCTCGCGGAGATACCAGAGCTTCCTCCCGCGGTCGAGGCCCCGCGCCAGCGCGACGAATCGTTGGCGGTGGAACTTCTTCCAGGAGTCGTTGCCGGCGTAGCCCCCCGTGGTAGATCCGGCCCAGTATAGGctgttcttcttcttgtcccactccacgtcgccgctgtcgtcgtaCGTGAACCCCTCTCCCGTAGATGAGGGGCTCGGAAACAGCACGTCGCCCATCGTCGAGACCGTTCCCGGTGTTAGCACTGGCACTGGCCCCTCGATTAGTGTGAATGACGTCGGGCTTATCACCAGACCGTGCATGTCGCGATACTCGGGGTGCTGGCACAGGTCCTTGTCCGCACGCGTGTCCGTCACAAACGACAAGCCGTGTGCGCCACCGCCATATAGGCCTGCCAGGCCGGGAAGACCGGGAAGAGAAAAGTTTGACTTTATAGGACAGCTCCCCGTGAGCTTGTCCCATATTGGACGCCTGGCCATGTTGCTCACTtggacgccctcggcgctcgtcgagccTTCGCCTCGTAGCATGAcgcgcggctcgtcgaggtagTTGGCGAGGAACGTCAGATCCGGAAGCTCTACCGTCAAAAGCTTGAGCCACCTTTCGAACGCTTCCTTGATGTATCCGTCACTTCGGAACGGGTGATTGCACTTCAGCTCCTTTGTCCGGCCGATAAGCTCACACTTCCACAAGTCAACATCACGAATGCGGTTAGCCCTTTCCATCACACCTCTGACCTGCAGGCCTGACATTTTCAACCACGGCGCCAGGGCCTCATGAATCATGTCAAACTCGTCGATGATATGCGACTCATGGGCTATGGTGTAATTGTACCATGCCTCAAACCCAGGAGGCGGCTCAATACCATATCGTCGGCGGTATTCCGTTTCCGCGGCGATATAACTACGCGACTGCCTTGCTACCATCGCCTCGAACCGTAGCTCCGAGGCGCGAGCTAGCGTTTCGATTGGGTGTCTCTCTCGGAGCTGCAGTAGTGTGCCCACGCCGTATAGGTTTGCTAGCAAGGGAATCAGGGGAACGACTGCTAGGACCCATAAGTGTGATGATGGCTTGGTGCTTTTTGTGCTCACGAGGTGAACGGTCTGGCcgagagagaggagagccGCGAGGATTTGAGATGCCGCATATAGGTAAGATGATTGGTCTTCGAACAGAATGTTGCGGGTGGAGGCAATGGCAAAGGTGCCTATTGTGCCAACAAGGGACCATGACGAGGACCGGGCCTTAATGTCAACAGGTGTCAATTCGCGGTCAAGAACAGATTTGACAGGCATGGAAGAACCTACCGCCCTCAAAGTGTAGAACCAGCTCAGCGCCTTGGCGACACCAACCAAGACAGCCCGGACAACGGTTCCCCCCGTCCTGTGAAGCACTACTATTCGCATGCTAGCCGTGACGACCAAGAGTGGCAGAGTGCAGAGTGCCAATGCCAGCAATTCCTCATCTAGAGCTTTGGAACCAACTGCCGCATCGCTTCCGAGCTGCTTATCGCTGGCGCTTTCAGCATCGACATCCGAGGCGAGTGTTGCAGATCGCGAGACGGCAAGGTAGCCTCCACAGAGCAGAGCGATCACCACGACGCACGCGACGAGACTCGGCAGACTAGGCCCATTGGCAGTCACCAGGGCGAAACAAGAGAACGTGGCGATGAGCACCGAGTTCCATTTCGCCGTCAAAGGTGTCCAAGCTGTGGGCGCGTCGGTTGCGACAGGAGCAACCGTTCGGATGCCggaggaaagaagaagaagcggcgTCAGTGCCGGCTATCATGACGTCCAAATGTTAGCATTAAAGCCGAGTCGGTTCGCGTGGCAGTTGCTATAACTCTGGCTTGTGGGAGATGACCTACATAGAGAACGACAGTCCGTTCCTCTGCGCGGTACCAacacgcggcggcgatacCCAAGGCGAACagccacgtcctcgtcgaaacAAAAGCGGTTGAGGCTACCCGACGGAGCCCACTACTCGTCACTCCATTGCTCGTTGCTTcatggctgccgcggcgcctcctcATACACACAAGCCGAACGAGAGCAGCCCAACAGATAATCTCGGATGAAAGCTCAATATTCGGCGTGGAGACGTAGCAGGCCAACGTAGTGCTGAGCAGGGCCGCGCCTACTGGACTCATGGCGAACGTTAGAGACGCCTCTTTGACAGCATCGTTTGTTTAAGGCGGGGGGAGGAAGTCAAGACGACGGGACGCCGGGTCACCCAGCAGATCCTGCTCTTCTCTTGTTCAACATCGACAAGGGCGGAAAGATTGTGCCACGGAGGGTAGTAGCACaggcggctggcgatggaCCGGCATTCTTATCTGGGGCCGTGTCCACGACATTGAACCGACCAGACGACAAGAGAGGCACACAGGGGCAGGCGATTGGCGTCGAGCCTGGGTGGCATGATTTAGGACACGTCTTCGACTTCATCTGGCTTTTTCATTCCTCCTCAACTAAGCGGAGTCCGAATCCCAGTCCCGCTTCGTCATGTTTCTTGATGAGGACCATATGGGGCCGGCCCCGTCAGTGAGGGAGATCGTGCAAGGCGCTCCACCAACATGAAAGTATTCGCCTCCATGTCCCCGGCGTCTGAACGCTCTCTGTGCCGGCTGTGGTCCCGTCCAATCTACGTATCTGGTCTTTGTTGCACAGCATGTATGCAGGACGGCAATCGcttcccgcgcgcgcccaacTAACTTACTAGCTGCCGAATTCGGCACATCAGCTGCGAACATGAATGATCCCGGCTAGCAACAGGCCAATCGAGGCAATTGATATCCGCGCGAAGCCGAGCCAACATGCTGCGTGGGTCGCTCATCGCATGTGCATATAttggacgatgacgagggaaGCCGTCTCAGGCCAACATAGTTATCGTGTTGCGCTTGTGGCACCTGACATGATGTAGTGTTCACGGTGCAGTCAGATACCGATCTTGCAGAATAGTACCATGATTGCGTCAAGGATGCACAGCTATATCCCGGACCCTGTATGAGGCACGAGGCTATCATGTCAGTCGTGTTCGTTCCTGTCGATCAGCACTTGGGACCAAAGGTCCAAGCCCGCGCTACGAAGTAACGTCGTCGGCATACCGAGAGGCGACACCAGCATTtacagcgacggcggcgattgGGCGTCATCCTGAGCCGGTGTTTGGACGGAGGTGGAATGGTAATAATTTGTGCTTTCGCGCAAAGTTTGCTTTGGAGGCGCAGATCCTTGCGAGCACAGGAAATTCCCATGTCGAAGGCCCAGAGTGCACAAACCGGATCGCTTCCCGAGAACAGTGAGAATACAAATGGCATGTTTCAAAAAAACGAAAGGGCCCGCGGAGGTCGGCGGCACTCAGTGAAAGTCTCTTAGGGTGACTGACCTGAGCTTGGAGCGGCCTGGCGACGAACTTGACGGCACCGTGAGGTGTTTCGCGCAGCCAGAATCTCTGGTCACATTGCCGTGGAGCACAAGACCTAACCTGACGATTCGGTTGCGTGTGTGTTCATAATGCTCCTTGGATACGGAGTTTTCGGTAGCATGTGAGGAGATTAGCGACCGGCATTTGCTACAACGGTTCGATAGAGTTGATAGAGTACATATACGCTGTTCATCCCAGGCAATATCTCagcaaaggcggcggcatccttgTCCGAACCTGCGGATGCTCCCCAAAGTCGTATTTGAAGCCCCACCAAGACAACAACCAATTGAAAAATGCCGGATGAGGGGGTACGTGGCAATGTTTCACCTCAGTTCTCCTCATCCACCCGAAGTTTGCCAGGGCTACCACTTCAAACTTGATACCGCCAACCACATCACCGAGATCAGGCTCAGTGCGAATCAAGCCTTCCATCATGCCTTTTTCACTCTCGACATTTCACGTTGCTCAAGTGGTGGGCATTGGGGCGACCACGTGGCTTTCCGGTGAGTGAGACATGCGGTTGAGTTCAGTCACGTTGCGGCTGCCCAGTGTTGGACGGGCGCGCCCAGAGGCTAACTGCCAGACAGGAAATATCGCGTCGATATCTCTCTTTGCCAATGCTGCTCTCCGTCGTTCCATCGCAGAGGACTCAATCCCTTACACCATCGCGGCCCGACTATGGAAGTACACTCTGGAACAGGGAAAGCCGAACCCGCCCACGGCAGCGTTTGCCTCCCTGACTCTTGCCTTTTGCGCTTGCCGCGTCGGAATGCTGGAGGGAACGTCGGGTCGGTTCTGGTTGaacgctgcggcggcagcgttgACCCTGGGCATGATTCCGTATACGGTGGTATGGATATTGCCGATCAACGGTAGATTGATCGATATCGCAAACAGCCGGGACGAGGCTGTTTCGGACATCGTGGAAGTGAAGGAGCTGCTGAGCCGTTGGTCGAAGCTCAACTGGATTCGAAGCGCCATTCCTCTTACTGCGAGTTGCCTAGCGTTCGCGGCTGCCGTATATTGAGGATACATGTAGCTCAATGGCGGAATGACCCTGGGCTAGCGGCGTTTATTGAAAGAAAATATCAAAGGTCGCAAGGCCCCTCTTGCGAGAAAATAAGAGACGCATGGCTGTTTTAGTAATTACAGCCGCTTTATACATCCATTGTGACTTGTGTGTGCGCCCTTGGGAGCGAGGtacggccacggcagcacGTTAAGAAACATGTCCCATCGACACGTCGACCACGAACGCTCTAGGTATTTATTTAGTGTGACTAGGGCTTTGAGTGTGATGTGGTCGGCCTCTCAATTGAGCAGTATGCGCACAGTATATATACATTTACGAAGTAGGCTAGACTATCCGCGACCATATTGTCCCCAATCCTCGGTCTGTTTCGTGGGACCAGCCATCGACATCCTTGTTCCTTTTCTAGCGAAGCTATGCCGTCCGTACTACTTTGTATACGCCGCTATCATCGGGTGCGTAAGATAGCCTCATATTGCCGCCAGTTTGACTGCCAATTCGGCCTCCATCCGCGGTACCGAATTCCATGTCGAAATCCGTCAGAGCTGGTCTCAGGAGCACAGTCATGgcgacatggccgcggcATCCGTTGCGAACGCGCCTAACGACCAGGGCAGATGACACTGCAATAAGTGCCTGGAAGCCTATTGTGAATGCCAAAACGGCATATAGGTTTCCCCACCCCAATATTTCAATCCGAATGCTCTTGACTGGTACGTCGCCGAGCACTGTGGCCTTTGAGCTTTTGATGGCAATGCCACCAATGGCGCCAACAGAAAACATGGCAATCCTCTGACCCAATTCCGTCTCTTCACCAAGTATGGAAACGCCAAATGTTGTGCCAAGTGGGTAGCTCTGGAATTGTAGTCGAGTGCTGTTGTCTGCCGTTACTGATGAGCCGTAGCCCCGGAGAGCTATGGCCTGAGATGCTAACTGCGTAGCGATGGGGCTCATTTCATGCTCCGGAAGCACGGCATTGACAACCGGGCCGATTGTGTTATTGCAGACATAGAACCAGGGTTCATCATTTGAAGCCTCGAGTACCGATATCTTAGCCCAGGTATCTCCAGAGGCGGTAGGGTCCTCGGGATCAAACATGAAGAGTGTTTGGTCGGGGCCATTGAGCACAGGGAGAGGCCCAAATGTACTCTTGTTTCCGTCATCGATCGTAATGCGACTCTGaagaccgtcgccgccgctgagaACTTGCCAGCCTCGACATGTTGTGGACACGGCTACATGTCGGCGGGTGGCTATCATTGCGTCGAGGTCGGAATCAGGTACAGATTCCTCGCGGAATACGTACCGACAGATACCGCTATCTTTGACGCAATAAATGGTAAAATCTCGAGACTTAATCATGGCCCCGACGGACGGCAGGACCTCTTCGAGGGGTTTAGTACTGGGTTCCGTAATAACGCGCTCCTTAAACGACACCGCTGAACCAAACCTTGAAGCGACTAGATTAGTGATGTCTACTACACATAGCACAAGATCACGTATATGATTTGACTTACCTATTCGCTGTATATCGTTGGGCAATGATGTCTAGCGGTTTGGGTTTACCTCTCTTGTTACCAAAAGTGAACTCCGACATGTCAGGAATCCAGACCATCCCGGGCCTAGTGACTAGAACCTTGGGAGTGTCGTCGATGTTGTAGGTAAGACCTATCAAAGCCACGGCCGTTTGAGAGATCTATGGTACGTCAGCCGCCGGACTTAGGCGCTGCTAAAATCGCAAGGCACTTACCAGATTCAAAGCCAGCCATACAATCACGAACAGCCGGATCCTGATGCGGCGCGTCACCCAAAGCAGACGCACTAATTGAACAAGGCTTTCGCTTTGCAGGATCAAGTCTGTCTACATTATTATTGTTAGCCTCAGTTCAATGAATGCAGGACAAGCGAACCCATACTTCTAGTAGCCGTGATTCACCAAGGCTAAGGAGCCACCATCTAAGCTCGCGGGCATTGTTTTTCAgagcgctgg
This region of Purpureocillium takamizusanense chromosome 9, complete sequence genomic DNA includes:
- a CDS encoding uncharacterized protein (EggNog:ENOG503NYN8~CAZy:CE10~MEROPS:MER0018170~COG:O), whose amino-acid sequence is MTIQQVARYGDWTSPITIDGVVSGSRAISTPRVAPNSGRAFYRESTPDGRGTLVEIVDDGIKEVLPAPYSVTNRVYEYGASFYDVLPDDRIIFSHSDDSVCILDPDTQHVTVLVKSPVLRYASFSAHPTLPWVLALEEDHTHDTPLEVRTYVVAINTDNGKVNRVVTGSDFYYMPRFSLDGRQLAWLQWDHPDMCFDAAELYVADWESEVESSRRLIAGRGYESVAEPRWGRDGSLFFAKEAGPWRQLFRLAPGAQEAEHICLKGLEASEFGRMGLDEGSCTFVPLSNNALIASVGHDGNRRLITVNLKTKEWRQIADDDDVCQVAGDAMARLSNTSFLVVSSGTATPTSIRKFDIARPHENKVIRKATDESYPSAFYSRGENITIRSRGYPSRPIHAFLWMPRNPSFTGPEGHLPPLIINAHGGPTSRAGSGLDLRTQYFTSRGYAFLALNYTGSTGYGRDYRNALFNGGWGVLDADDAAEFAQHLSSAGRVKPDGIAITGISAGGYNTLQVLTRHSSLFAAGLCVSGFSELELLDPKTHKLEFDYTAKLVLPRGGVDDDTKRRLYRERSTLYHADSIKSPLVLLHGRDDSVVPLEQATFMADKMKEMGKDVEIVVVDDEGHMMAQPPSVKFWLEEEEKLWRRTLL
- a CDS encoding uncharacterized protein (COG:S~TransMembrane:10 (n4-9c14/15o24-41i62-87o93-115i127-144o150-170i205-227o233-252i259-279o285-306i318-339o)~EggNog:ENOG503NZG5~CAZy:GT90), whose protein sequence is MSPVGAALLSTTLACYVSTPNIELSSEIICWAALVRLVCMRRRRGSHEATSNGVTSSGLRRVASTAFVSTRTWLFALGIAAACWYRAEERTVVLYPALTPLLLLSSGIRTVAPVATDAPTAWTPLTAKWNSVLIATFSCFALVTANGPSLPSLVACVVVIALLCGGYLAVSRSATLASDVDAESASDKQLGSDAAVGSKALDEELLALALCTLPLLVVTASMRIVVLHRTGGTVVRAVLVGVAKALSWFYTLRAARSSSWSLVGTIGTFAIASTRNILFEDQSSYLYAASQILAALLSLGQTVHLVSTKSTKPSSHLWVLAVVPLIPLLANLYGVGTLLQLRERHPIETLARASELRFEAMVARQSRSYIAAETEYRRRYGIEPPPGFEAWYNYTIAHESHIIDEFDMIHEALAPWLKMSGLQVRGVMERANRIRDVDLWKCELIGRTKELKCNHPFRSDGYIKEAFERWLKLLTVELPDLTFLANYLDEPRVMLRGEGSTSAEGVQVSNMARRPIWDKLTGSCPIKSNFSLPGLPGLAGLYGGGAHGLSFVTDTRADKDLCQHPEYRDMHGLVISPTSFTLIEGPVPVLTPGTVSTMGDVLFPSPSSTGEGFTYDDSGDVEWDKKKNSLYWAGSTTGGYAGNDSWKKFHRQRFVALARGLDRGRKLWYLRERDGIFRRVAWPVLLGRDLFDVAFSSAIQCDEKFCEAQRAYFDMHGRADQNAPFGSRLVFDLDGNGISGRFNKLLASRSAVLKQTLLREWHDERLIPWVHYIPVSQGLGELPEMVAWLTGTEEGRSRAKMVADRGRQWAARAMREQDRAIYVYRLLLELARIQDPGREAM
- a CDS encoding uncharacterized protein (COG:S~TransMembrane:3 (o69-87i94-116o151-169i)~EggNog:ENOG503P6W0), whose translation is MRLSSVTLRLPSVGRARPEANCQTGNIASISLFANAALRRSIAEDSIPYTIAARLWKYTLEQGKPNPPTAAFASLTLAFCACRVGMLEGTSGRFWLNAAAAALTLGMIPYTVVWILPINGRLIDIANSRDEAVSDIVEVKELLSRWSKLNWIRSAIPLTASCLAFAAAVY
- a CDS encoding uncharacterized protein (EggNog:ENOG503P4TR~TransMembrane:3 (n3-13c17/18o37-54i61-84o391-413i)); the encoded protein is MSICLGLAVASALKNNARELRWWLLSLGESRLLETDLILQSESLVQLVRLLWVTRRIRIRLFVIVWLALNLISQTAVALIGLTYNIDDTPKVLVTRPGMVWIPDMSEFTFGNKRGKPKPLDIIAQRYTANRFGSAVSFKERVITEPSTKPLEEVLPSVGAMIKSRDFTIYCVKDSGICRYVFREESVPDSDLDAMIATRRHVAVSTTCRGWQVLSGGDGLQSRITIDDGNKSTFGPLPVLNGPDQTLFMFDPEDPTASGDTWAKISVLEASNDEPWFYVCNNTIGPVVNAVLPEHEMSPIATQLASQAIALRGYGSSVTADNSTRLQFQSYPLGTTFGVSILGEETELGQRIAMFSVGAIGGIAIKSSKATVLGDVPVKSIRIEILGWGNLYAVLAFTIGFQALIAVSSALVVRRVRNGCRGHVAMTVLLRPALTDFDMEFGTADGGRIGSQTGGNMRLSYAPDDSGVYKVVRTA